In the genome of Gemmatimonadota bacterium, one region contains:
- a CDS encoding Gfo/Idh/MocA family oxidoreductase: protein MGLNVAVVGLGGIGNRHATIYNGHDQCNLVAVCDIDQKRADAAASQYGARAFYTVRDMLDAGLDITVASVATAGHENGADHYKPTMELLEAGVHVLGEKPISNNIDEAKEMVAKAREKNLRYGIDLNHRFTPAAARAKEWVDQGRLGEINIINMTMWINNPRETSPWFHIRALHPHSIDVMRYFCGDIEKVSAFFKRGVDNDGNRRVCWSNMQLNMRFTDGTVGNLTGSYDATGPGGSYGLERLEVVGSDARFVLEEACERLHFHPRRSMELERYDYIGGMMGFNETFQSRIGRWIEQNLENASPEDIEGSGEEALKAQMVIEAAIRSWETDAVVAVKDV from the coding sequence ATGGGCTTAAATGTCGCCGTGGTCGGTTTGGGGGGTATTGGCAACCGACACGCCACTATTTATAATGGTCACGACCAATGCAATCTGGTTGCTGTTTGCGATATAGACCAAAAACGCGCAGACGCCGCTGCGTCGCAATACGGTGCCAGGGCATTTTACACTGTGCGAGATATGCTGGACGCAGGCCTGGATATCACTGTGGCAAGTGTTGCGACTGCCGGTCATGAAAATGGTGCCGATCACTACAAACCCACGATGGAACTCCTGGAAGCAGGTGTCCATGTACTCGGCGAAAAACCCATTTCTAACAATATCGACGAAGCAAAAGAGATGGTCGCCAAAGCGAGAGAGAAAAATCTGCGCTATGGCATTGACCTCAACCACCGGTTTACGCCTGCTGCTGCACGCGCCAAAGAATGGGTTGATCAGGGTCGCCTGGGCGAGATCAATATCATCAATATGACCATGTGGATCAATAACCCCCGAGAAACGTCGCCTTGGTTCCACATTCGCGCCCTGCATCCGCACTCTATTGACGTTATGCGCTACTTTTGTGGCGATATTGAAAAGGTGAGTGCCTTTTTTAAGCGCGGCGTAGATAACGATGGCAATCGCCGCGTGTGCTGGTCGAATATGCAACTCAATATGCGCTTTACAGACGGTACGGTGGGCAATCTCACCGGAAGTTATGACGCCACGGGGCCGGGTGGTTCTTATGGTCTTGAACGTCTCGAGGTGGTGGGGTCAGACGCCCGCTTTGTGCTCGAAGAAGCCTGTGAACGCCTGCATTTTCACCCCCGCCGCTCAATGGAACTCGAACGCTATGACTATATCGGCGGTATGATGGGGTTCAACGAGACATTTCAAAGCCGCATTGGGCGGTGGATAGAGCAAAATCTCGAAAACGCATCTCCCGAAGATATCGAGGGTTCGGGTGAAGAAGCACTCAAAGCACAGATGGTTATTGAAGCTGCGATAAGATCGTGGGAGACGGATGCGGTCGTTGCTGTTAAAGATGTGTGA
- a CDS encoding response regulator, producing the protein MRENPCHWASFALYFRVPIFALLRTGDSMTKILTIDSEEAAVNRIVKILESNDYQAQSATTWSEAVDAIAHGQPDLVLLNLEMPIVHGDVLIEFIREEGFEMPVIVVSFPVEEAETTALLEQGVYSIVEKPFEDKTLIEKIEHVLDIAKLEEDIEADTPADAEETKLEEDIEADTPADAEETEEGEKVSEESTEEAEDEEVQSEASSDDEDKSEPFLKQPRDLRTSSPTKMSKRKKTIMFTVIGIYILIGGFIVAMYFTDAVPAFVDQILSNW; encoded by the coding sequence ATGAGGGAAAATCCTTGTCATTGGGCTTCTTTCGCTTTATACTTTCGAGTGCCAATATTTGCCCTACTACGCACGGGGGACAGTATGACAAAAATTTTGACTATTGACAGTGAAGAAGCCGCTGTAAACCGGATTGTCAAAATTCTCGAATCCAATGATTATCAGGCACAGAGCGCGACAACGTGGTCCGAAGCGGTTGATGCGATCGCGCACGGACAACCCGATCTGGTGTTGCTCAATCTCGAGATGCCGATTGTTCACGGCGATGTGTTGATCGAATTTATTCGCGAAGAAGGCTTTGAAATGCCGGTGATTGTGGTGTCGTTTCCCGTTGAGGAAGCAGAAACCACAGCACTCCTGGAACAGGGTGTTTACAGCATTGTTGAAAAACCATTTGAAGACAAGACGCTTATCGAAAAAATAGAGCATGTGCTCGACATAGCCAAATTAGAGGAAGATATCGAAGCGGATACACCAGCAGACGCCGAAGAGACCAAATTAGAGGAAGATATCGAAGCGGATACACCAGCAGACGCCGAAGAGACCGAGGAGGGAGAGAAAGTATCGGAGGAAAGTACTGAAGAAGCAGAAGACGAGGAAGTACAATCGGAAGCGTCCTCTGATGATGAAGATAAATCAGAACCTTTCCTCAAGCAACCGCGCGATCTGAGAACTTCGTCGCCCACTAAGATGAGCAAGCGCAAAAAGACGATCATGTTCACCGTAATTGGGATCTATATTCTTATCGGAGGCTTTATTGTTGCTATGTATTTTACAGACGCAGTCCCGGCATTTGTAGATCAGATACTCAGCAACTGGTAG
- the uvrA gene encoding excinuclease ABC subunit UvrA: METKSIVVKGARVHNLQNIDLTLPRHALICFTGVSGSGKSSMAFDTIYAEGQRRYVESLSAYARQFLGQMEKPEVDQITGLSPTISIEQKTAGRNPRSTVGTITEIYDYLRVLFARIGTPHCAHDNTPIGAQTRDGIVDRIMALGEGTRIHILSSLVQGRKGEYHDLFENLQKEGYIRARVDGQITTLTQTPKLERYKRHDIEVVIDRVIAKKTMRGRIGEAVDAGLIMGKGAIIVSAEGEDDLLLSTHFSCPTCGRSAQEPVPQLFSFNSPQGMCPGCRGLGTRYAMDLAKVVPNPKLSVQEGAIAPLGVPKNRWKSHYYAGVLKCHGADLQTPWRRISPEGQQALLYGIDGKMTFEWRRSNGSIKRHRDGFEGILPPMERQFAEGQSTVVRKRLAPFMRVGICPACEGTRLKPEALSVKIEGHTLPDVTAMTVDRAHAFFQNLKLTEIQARIAEDALKEIRGRLKFLLDVGLDYLTLNRTAPTLSGGEAQRIRLASQIGSGLVGVTYVLDEPSIGLHHRDNRRLLNALCRLRDVGNTVIVVEHDEDTMRRADRVVDFGPGPGHLGGRIVAEGSWKQVARRTRSVTGAYLSGKEKIAVPKRRLVSHRNLWIRGASQNNLKNIDAKIPVGVFICVTGVSGSGKSSLIADILYPALARELNRAETETGAHRCIEGIDLLDKVIEINQQPIGRTPRSNAATYTGVFDPIRKLFAELPESKVRGYKPGRFSFNVKGGRCEACKGNGANLVEMDFLADVWVTCPVCEGRRFNRETLDVKYKGKSIADVLAMEVEEAHLFFQAIPGIHRILQTLVDVGMGYVKLGQPAPTLSGGEAQRVKLSKELCRRSTGKTLYILDEPTTGLHFADIQNLLNVLHRLVDMGNTVVVIEHNLDVIKTADWVIDLGPEGGEDGGQIIAEGTPEHLTQSPNSHTGRALGEVLSRTPPAPEKNGKRIANGQVRTIDVVGARENNLQNVDVSIPREKMTVISGVSGSGKSSLTLDTIYAEGQRRYVESLSAYARQFLGQMPKPKVDRVVGLSPAIAIEQKAASKNPRSTVGTITEVYDYLRALYALLGDTYCPDCDVLAGSQSVREIVTRVLKMKRRLYLLAPIELGKGEDYTSLINRFRRKGYLRGRLNGAVFNLSNPPEIDYRQTHRLEILIDRVTAEKKNRKRIADSIEIALDISEGTLIVASPDDSEETRFSQHLSCPSCGRSFETITPQHLSFNSSEGWCLSCEGLGTQRGMGIHTLIPDIHKSLSEGAVLAWGKVEPHTQIGDMLSAVGKAAGFDLHTPFARISAEGQHAILYGLGTQWLKTSKNLSFQFKGLFPTIETLVRQAPRFRRLMGDFIQDVPCPSCKGTRLKPESTAIKLFGKTMPQLVAMPIREVRTYFDTMILEGQAREAAAEVLHEIQSRLRFLDEVGLGYLNLGRRAPTLSGGEAQRIRLASQIGSGLTGVLYVLDEPTIGLHQRDNHQLLAALAQLRDLGNSLLIVEHDRETLNRADHILDFGPGAGVEGGRIVAAGNPRKLKTDNGSITAHYLAGDLQIEVPDERRNPERGSLCVVGARHNNLKNVDVSFPLGTLTCVTGVSGSGKSSLVNDVLFGALAARVNRAQKAWGEHDDVLGLERIDKVINIDQTPIGYSPRSNPATYVKVFDKIRTLYASLPDAQVRGFKTGHFSFNHKRGRCDACAGLGARRIEMHFLPDVWVTCETCGGKRYNRDVIDITYKGASIADVLKMTVAEALSHFTHIPGIQRSLQTLFDVGLGYIKMGQASTTLSGGEAQRVKLARELARPSTGKTVYILDEPTTGLHFADIQKLLDVLNRLVNAGNTAIVIEHNLDVIKTADWVIDLGPEGGEDGGDLIACGTPEEVVSVTASHTGRFLKDVLEA, encoded by the coding sequence ATGGAAACAAAAAGCATCGTCGTAAAAGGTGCGCGAGTACACAACTTGCAAAATATAGACCTGACATTGCCCCGACACGCGCTAATATGTTTTACCGGCGTATCCGGTTCGGGCAAGTCGTCAATGGCTTTTGATACCATCTATGCCGAAGGCCAGCGGCGTTATGTGGAATCCCTATCGGCGTATGCGCGTCAATTTTTGGGACAAATGGAAAAACCCGAAGTCGATCAAATCACGGGATTATCGCCAACGATTTCCATCGAACAAAAAACCGCAGGACGCAACCCCCGCTCAACCGTGGGCACAATAACCGAAATCTACGACTATTTGCGCGTGTTATTTGCGCGAATAGGCACCCCCCATTGCGCACATGACAATACGCCAATTGGGGCGCAAACGCGCGACGGCATTGTGGATCGAATTATGGCGCTGGGTGAAGGCACGCGCATTCACATACTCTCTTCTCTCGTACAGGGGCGAAAAGGAGAGTATCACGACCTGTTTGAAAATTTGCAAAAAGAGGGATATATCCGCGCACGCGTGGATGGACAGATCACAACATTGACCCAGACCCCGAAATTGGAGCGCTACAAAAGACACGATATCGAAGTCGTGATCGATCGGGTTATCGCAAAAAAAACAATGCGAGGACGCATTGGCGAAGCCGTCGATGCCGGCCTCATAATGGGCAAAGGGGCGATAATCGTCAGCGCAGAAGGCGAGGATGATCTGCTGCTGAGCACGCACTTTTCCTGTCCCACCTGTGGACGCAGCGCGCAGGAACCTGTACCGCAACTATTCTCATTCAACAGCCCGCAGGGCATGTGCCCCGGCTGCCGCGGATTGGGCACGCGCTATGCAATGGACCTGGCAAAAGTCGTCCCCAATCCCAAATTGTCCGTACAGGAAGGCGCAATCGCGCCACTGGGCGTACCCAAAAATCGGTGGAAATCTCACTATTACGCGGGCGTTTTGAAGTGCCATGGCGCAGATTTGCAAACGCCATGGAGACGCATCTCACCAGAAGGCCAACAAGCATTATTATACGGCATAGACGGCAAAATGACCTTTGAATGGCGCCGCAGCAACGGCAGCATAAAACGCCATCGCGATGGGTTTGAAGGCATCCTGCCCCCAATGGAGCGGCAATTTGCCGAAGGGCAGAGCACCGTGGTACGCAAACGTCTCGCACCATTCATGCGCGTGGGTATATGTCCCGCCTGCGAGGGCACCCGCTTGAAACCCGAAGCCCTCTCCGTCAAAATCGAAGGACACACGCTGCCCGATGTCACCGCAATGACCGTCGATCGCGCACACGCCTTTTTTCAGAACCTCAAATTGACCGAGATCCAGGCGCGAATTGCCGAAGACGCCCTGAAAGAAATTCGCGGGCGATTGAAATTTCTCTTAGACGTGGGCCTCGACTATCTCACACTCAACCGCACGGCACCCACGCTATCGGGCGGCGAGGCGCAACGCATTCGTCTCGCCAGCCAGATTGGATCCGGATTGGTAGGCGTAACTTATGTGCTGGACGAACCGTCAATAGGCCTGCACCACCGCGACAATCGGCGGTTACTCAACGCCCTGTGCCGCCTGCGGGACGTGGGCAATACCGTAATCGTCGTCGAACACGACGAAGACACCATGCGTCGTGCGGACCGGGTGGTGGATTTTGGTCCGGGGCCAGGACACCTCGGTGGTCGAATAGTCGCCGAAGGATCGTGGAAACAGGTAGCGAGAAGAACCCGCTCGGTGACAGGAGCCTATCTCTCGGGAAAAGAAAAAATTGCCGTGCCCAAAAGGCGGCTCGTGTCACATCGCAACTTATGGATTCGGGGCGCATCTCAAAATAACCTCAAAAATATCGACGCAAAAATTCCCGTCGGCGTATTTATCTGTGTCACGGGCGTGTCCGGATCGGGAAAATCATCGCTAATCGCCGACATCCTCTATCCCGCCCTCGCGCGAGAATTAAACCGCGCAGAAACGGAAACAGGCGCACACCGCTGCATCGAAGGCATAGACCTCCTGGACAAAGTCATCGAAATCAACCAGCAACCCATCGGGCGCACGCCGCGCAGCAACGCGGCGACATACACGGGTGTATTTGATCCCATTCGAAAATTATTTGCCGAACTGCCCGAGTCAAAAGTACGGGGCTATAAACCCGGACGCTTCAGTTTCAACGTAAAGGGCGGGCGATGCGAAGCGTGTAAGGGCAATGGCGCAAACCTCGTCGAAATGGACTTCCTCGCCGATGTGTGGGTAACATGTCCCGTATGTGAGGGGCGGCGTTTTAATCGCGAAACCCTGGACGTGAAGTACAAGGGCAAATCCATTGCCGATGTGCTGGCAATGGAAGTCGAAGAAGCGCATCTGTTTTTTCAGGCAATCCCCGGCATTCACCGCATCCTCCAAACCCTGGTCGATGTGGGAATGGGCTACGTCAAATTGGGCCAGCCCGCGCCAACGCTCTCCGGCGGCGAAGCACAACGGGTCAAGCTGTCAAAAGAACTGTGCCGCAGAAGCACGGGCAAAACCCTGTACATCCTGGACGAGCCCACGACGGGCCTGCATTTTGCCGATATCCAGAATCTTTTAAATGTATTGCATCGGCTCGTGGATATGGGCAATACAGTGGTGGTTATCGAACACAATCTGGACGTGATCAAAACCGCGGATTGGGTCATCGACCTGGGACCAGAAGGTGGCGAAGACGGAGGGCAAATTATAGCAGAAGGCACACCCGAACACCTGACGCAATCTCCCAACTCTCACACGGGACGCGCGCTTGGCGAAGTGCTATCGCGCACACCACCTGCACCTGAGAAAAACGGTAAGCGAATCGCCAATGGCCAGGTGCGGACCATTGACGTTGTGGGGGCGAGAGAGAACAACTTGCAAAATGTGGATGTATCCATTCCCCGCGAAAAAATGACCGTGATCTCCGGCGTATCCGGTTCGGGAAAATCTTCCCTAACACTCGACACAATTTACGCCGAAGGACAGCGGCGATATGTCGAATCCCTATCCGCTTATGCGCGGCAATTTCTGGGACAGATGCCCAAACCAAAGGTCGATCGCGTGGTAGGCTTATCGCCCGCGATTGCCATTGAACAAAAAGCCGCGAGCAAAAACCCACGCTCAACCGTAGGCACAATAACAGAGGTTTACGACTATCTGCGGGCACTCTACGCATTATTGGGCGATACCTATTGTCCAGATTGCGATGTATTGGCGGGCAGCCAGTCTGTTCGGGAAATTGTAACGCGCGTACTGAAAATGAAACGCCGCCTCTACCTGCTCGCACCCATAGAACTCGGCAAGGGCGAGGATTATACCAGCTTGATCAACCGCTTTCGCCGCAAAGGCTATTTGCGCGGCAGACTCAATGGCGCAGTTTTCAACCTGTCAAACCCGCCCGAGATCGATTACAGACAGACGCACAGGCTCGAAATCCTGATAGATCGCGTAACCGCAGAAAAAAAGAACCGCAAACGCATCGCGGACTCCATCGAAATCGCGCTGGATATTTCAGAAGGCACTTTGATCGTCGCATCGCCCGATGACAGCGAAGAAACGCGATTTAGCCAGCACCTCTCCTGCCCATCCTGCGGACGCAGTTTTGAAACAATAACCCCTCAGCATCTATCATTCAACAGCTCTGAAGGCTGGTGCTTATCGTGCGAAGGACTGGGAACGCAGCGCGGCATGGGCATCCACACCCTGATCCCCGACATTCACAAATCACTATCCGAAGGCGCAGTACTCGCCTGGGGAAAGGTAGAACCGCACACACAAATAGGCGACATGCTATCTGCGGTCGGCAAAGCCGCGGGCTTTGACCTGCACACCCCTTTTGCGCGGATATCAGCAGAAGGACAACACGCCATCTTATACGGTTTGGGCACACAATGGCTAAAAACCTCTAAAAATCTCTCATTCCAATTCAAGGGCCTGTTTCCGACAATTGAGACCCTCGTGCGACAAGCACCGCGGTTTCGGCGGCTAATGGGTGACTTTATCCAGGACGTGCCGTGTCCGTCCTGCAAGGGAACCCGCCTGAAGCCAGAAAGTACTGCCATAAAACTCTTCGGCAAAACAATGCCCCAACTGGTGGCAATGCCCATCCGCGAAGTACGCACCTATTTCGACACAATGATATTGGAAGGACAAGCGCGCGAAGCCGCTGCAGAGGTATTGCACGAAATCCAGAGCCGCCTGCGGTTTCTCGACGAAGTGGGCCTGGGATATTTGAACCTGGGACGGCGAGCACCCACGCTATCGGGTGGCGAAGCCCAGCGCATCCGCCTGGCCAGTCAGATCGGATCCGGTCTAACCGGAGTACTCTACGTACTCGACGAACCGACAATTGGCCTGCACCAGCGCGACAACCACCAGTTATTGGCTGCACTGGCACAACTGCGCGACCTGGGCAACTCGCTCCTCATTGTCGAACACGACCGCGAGACCCTGAACCGAGCAGATCACATTCTGGACTTTGGGCCCGGCGCAGGTGTTGAAGGCGGACGCATCGTAGCTGCGGGCAATCCGCGCAAATTGAAAACCGACAACGGCTCAATAACCGCGCATTATCTCGCAGGCGACTTGCAGATCGAGGTCCCCGATGAGCGGCGAAACCCCGAACGGGGATCGCTTTGCGTGGTAGGCGCACGGCACAACAACTTAAAAAACGTCGATGTCTCATTTCCGCTGGGCACCTTGACCTGCGTGACCGGCGTATCGGGATCGGGCAAAAGTTCGCTCGTCAACGACGTACTCTTCGGCGCACTCGCCGCCCGTGTAAACCGCGCACAAAAAGCCTGGGGAGAACACGACGATGTCCTGGGATTGGAACGCATCGACAAAGTGATCAACATCGACCAGACACCCATTGGCTATTCGCCGCGCAGCAATCCCGCGACCTATGTCAAAGTATTCGACAAAATACGCACCCTGTACGCCAGCTTGCCAGACGCCCAGGTACGCGGGTTTAAAACCGGGCATTTCAGCTTCAATCACAAACGCGGGCGGTGCGACGCCTGTGCGGGTTTGGGTGCGCGCCGTATAGAAATGCACTTCTTGCCCGACGTGTGGGTCACCTGTGAAACCTGTGGCGGAAAGCGCTACAACCGCGACGTAATCGACATAACCTATAAGGGTGCGTCAATCGCCGATGTGCTAAAAATGACAGTAGCCGAAGCCCTATCGCATTTTACCCACATACCCGGCATCCAGCGTTCGCTCCAAACGCTATTTGACGTGGGCCTGGGCTATATCAAAATGGGACAGGCATCGACCACACTCTCAGGCGGCGAAGCCCAGCGCGTAAAATTGGCGCGCGAATTGGCGCGACCGAGCACCGGAAAAACCGTATATATCCTCGACGAACCCACAACGGGACTGCACTTTGCAGATATCCAGAAACTGCTCGACGTACTCAACCGACTCGTCAACGCGGGCAACACCGCAATTGTAATCGAGCACAACCTGGACGTAATCAAAACCGCCGATTGGGTCATCGACCTGGGCCCAGAAGGCGGAGAAGACGGCGGCGATTTAATCGCTTGCGGCACACCCGAAGAGGTGGTATCTGTCACCGCCTCGCACACCGGACGATTTTTGAAAGATGTATTGGAGGCATGA
- a CDS encoding glycoside hydrolase family 5 protein, whose translation MYWRHEMTFRILICTVAFLSASSAIADPTKIDFWNTQRKGANQQNAQHRPEWYVAAGELGLDYVRILPDALPAEGRDFLIGNADNFETINETDLSLLIKALDEAERNRIKVVLTMVSLPGARWKQLNNDQDDARLWKDKKYHLQAFEFWRQLAARLKTHPAIVAYNPLNEPHPDKAFGFDAPDEKFAQWFKRIQNTPADLNQFNREMVKAIRSVDPDTPIILDGWFYASPRAFEYNRPVDDDKVLYAFHNPGPWQMVTYRVNQGRYAYPDRVPKSWNGPTESWTIDRLAREMHAVQQFSEQYNIPAHRIIASEFWYDRRLEGAAAYMADLIEIYNQRDWHWAFYAYRGTGTWTGLDYEIAPGQKMGWRYWQAIEQGKDPEPLKPRGPNPLWEILQRQFERK comes from the coding sequence ATGTATTGGAGGCATGAAATGACATTTCGCATATTGATATGCACAGTCGCATTCCTCTCTGCGAGCAGTGCCATAGCCGACCCCACCAAAATCGACTTTTGGAACACACAACGCAAAGGCGCCAATCAACAAAATGCACAACACCGTCCCGAATGGTACGTTGCGGCAGGAGAATTGGGATTGGACTATGTGCGCATCTTACCCGACGCCTTGCCTGCCGAGGGCAGGGACTTCCTGATAGGCAATGCGGACAACTTTGAAACAATCAACGAAACCGATCTATCCCTACTGATCAAAGCGCTCGACGAAGCCGAACGCAACCGTATCAAAGTCGTCCTTACAATGGTCAGCCTACCCGGCGCCCGCTGGAAACAACTGAACAATGACCAGGACGATGCGCGACTCTGGAAAGATAAAAAATATCACCTACAAGCCTTTGAATTCTGGCGCCAACTCGCCGCACGCCTGAAAACACACCCCGCCATCGTAGCCTACAATCCCCTCAACGAACCACACCCGGACAAGGCATTCGGCTTTGACGCGCCGGACGAAAAATTCGCCCAGTGGTTCAAACGCATCCAGAACACGCCAGCCGACCTCAACCAATTCAACCGGGAAATGGTCAAAGCAATCCGCTCTGTAGATCCAGACACCCCCATCATCCTCGACGGCTGGTTCTATGCATCTCCCAGGGCATTCGAATACAATCGCCCCGTTGACGATGACAAGGTCTTATACGCCTTCCACAACCCCGGACCCTGGCAAATGGTAACCTATCGCGTCAATCAAGGCAGATACGCCTATCCAGACCGCGTGCCCAAATCGTGGAACGGACCAACAGAATCCTGGACCATTGACCGCCTTGCACGCGAAATGCACGCGGTTCAACAATTCTCCGAACAATACAACATACCGGCACACCGAATCATCGCCTCGGAATTTTGGTACGACCGGCGCCTTGAAGGCGCGGCAGCATATATGGCCGACCTCATCGAAATCTATAACCAGCGCGACTGGCACTGGGCTTTTTACGCATATCGAGGTACTGGCACATGGACGGGACTCGATTATGAAATCGCGCCAGGACAAAAAATGGGATGGCGTTACTGGCAGGCTATTGAACAGGGCAAAGACCCCGAACCTCTCAAACCGAGAGGACCGAATCCCTTGTGGGAAATACTGCAGCGGCAGTTTGAAAGAAAATGA
- a CDS encoding glucose 1-dehydrogenase → MSLFSLEGRVAIVTGAGRGIGRGIAEGLAAQGAKIVCAARTRSQLDEVVAAIRQAGGDAIAYEMDMKDLNSVRGGVDTALETYGQIDILVNNAGMNIREPFEDVTEEHYDEIMAVNLKGLYFLTQTVVKHMISRKRGKIIHIGSLTTDWSLSQISVYTATKGAVGQLAKAQTLELGKHNIQVNTICPGFVVTPLTERLWEDDTMREWAESRLPIKRLATPEDLVGTAVFLAAPASDYVTGQSIYVDGGFMAGEAWPLPQ, encoded by the coding sequence ATGTCATTGTTTTCACTTGAAGGTCGCGTCGCCATAGTAACTGGAGCGGGGCGCGGGATTGGACGTGGTATTGCAGAGGGATTGGCTGCACAGGGCGCGAAAATTGTATGTGCTGCGCGCACGCGATCTCAATTAGACGAAGTCGTAGCCGCAATTCGACAAGCGGGAGGCGACGCAATCGCTTATGAAATGGACATGAAAGACCTGAACTCCGTGCGCGGCGGCGTCGATACAGCACTCGAAACGTATGGACAAATCGATATTCTCGTCAACAACGCGGGAATGAACATACGCGAGCCATTTGAAGACGTAACAGAAGAACACTACGACGAAATCATGGCCGTCAACTTGAAAGGCCTCTACTTCTTAACACAGACCGTAGTCAAACACATGATCTCGCGCAAACGGGGCAAAATCATCCACATCGGCTCATTGACAACCGACTGGTCCTTATCGCAAATTTCTGTCTATACCGCCACCAAAGGCGCAGTCGGGCAACTCGCCAAAGCCCAGACATTAGAACTCGGCAAGCACAACATCCAGGTAAACACAATATGCCCGGGCTTTGTGGTCACGCCATTGACCGAGCGACTCTGGGAAGATGATACAATGCGCGAATGGGCCGAATCCCGTCTGCCCATAAAACGCCTGGCAACACCCGAAGACCTCGTCGGCACCGCCGTATTCCTCGCCGCGCCCGCATCGGATTACGTCACCGGACAATCCATCTACGTAGATGGTGGCTTCATGGCCGGCGAAGCCTGGCCCTTGCCGCAGTAA
- a CDS encoding aldose 1-epimerase, translating into MVASWPAKPGPCRSKGGTMAQYGVQQEDFHGHALYVLRDLEANCEARVLPSVGNNCISYKIPKNDGLLELIYSPPDPDTLKGRASGYGTPILYPWPNRIDSGKFTFDGAEYQLETPAPGEHASHGYVHERPWRIVETGTTESAWITSVFTSTDFPEIGAHYPFPFEAQVTYRLKDGVLSLEFEGTNVGNSDMPVGLGIHPYFPLPLTENGNRDLCTVRMPASTYWPLRDDPIPTGEILPVDGTVFDVRENTPLKDRYYDNVWSGVSIADGWSRCEYIDPTEGITIAMEANDAFRELVLYAPDTRPIICFEPYTCVTNAFNLQNQGIDAGLIRLQPGEKLTGIMKIVGEA; encoded by the coding sequence ATGGTGGCTTCATGGCCGGCGAAGCCTGGCCCTTGCCGCAGTAAAGGGGGAACAATGGCACAATATGGCGTACAACAAGAGGACTTTCACGGACACGCGCTCTACGTATTGCGCGATCTCGAAGCCAATTGTGAAGCCCGGGTCCTACCATCGGTGGGCAACAATTGCATCTCGTACAAAATCCCAAAAAATGATGGACTATTAGAACTCATTTACTCCCCACCTGACCCTGACACCCTGAAAGGCCGCGCCAGCGGATACGGCACCCCCATATTATACCCCTGGCCCAACCGCATAGACAGCGGCAAATTCACATTTGACGGCGCAGAATACCAGCTCGAAACCCCTGCCCCGGGCGAACACGCCTCTCACGGCTACGTCCACGAACGCCCCTGGCGCATAGTCGAAACCGGCACCACAGAAAGCGCCTGGATAACAAGCGTCTTCACATCAACGGACTTCCCCGAAATCGGCGCACACTATCCCTTCCCCTTTGAAGCGCAGGTAACATATCGTCTAAAAGACGGCGTGCTATCTCTCGAATTTGAAGGCACCAACGTGGGCAATAGCGACATGCCCGTCGGCCTGGGCATCCACCCCTATTTCCCCCTACCCCTCACAGAAAACGGCAACCGGGACCTGTGTACCGTACGCATGCCCGCATCGACCTACTGGCCCTTGCGCGACGACCCGATACCCACAGGAGAAATACTACCCGTTGACGGCACGGTATTTGACGTACGCGAAAACACGCCCTTAAAAGATCGGTATTACGACAACGTCTGGTCCGGCGTATCTATAGCCGATGGATGGAGCAGATGTGAGTATATCGACCCAACCGAAGGCATAACCATCGCAATGGAAGCCAATGATGCATTCCGAGAACTCGTACTCTACGCCCCCGACACCCGTCCCATTATCTGCTTTGAACCCTATACCTGTGTCACCAACGCCTTCAATCTGCAAAACCAGGGCATTGACGCGGGCCTGATACGCCTCCAACCCGGCGAAAAACTGACTGGAATAATGAAAATTGTGGGAGAAGCATGA